One Methanobacterium formicicum DSM 3637 genomic window, AGGGGAAGTGGGATACCTTTTACTCCCACAACCATAAGTGGTACATCCTACAGGTGAGTGAACCACGTGCACCACGTCTTTCACAGCTCCAGTTATAACTCCCTTAACACCTGCAAATGCACACCCACGTTCGGTCATACAACCGGGAACAGTTTTAGTATTACATTTTGGGATTTCTCCAGTTGGATCTGCTAAGTCTTTTACATAAGTATGGTTTTTCCTTTCCGGGATTTCTTTATCCACTTCAAAAAGTTCATAGGGCATTTTTACTCTCCTAAAATGCTGAATTCTCCGTTATTTTTTTGTTCGAAATATTTTTATGCTAATTTGTCCCTTTTGGATTGATGATCTTAATATTGATTAAACCAGGGCTTTTGTCCCTCGTTCATTCGTTCTTACCCGCACTGCCTCGTCTATAGGGCATACAAATAATTTCCCATCACCGTTTTGTCCGGTCTGGTTAACTCTCATAATTGCTTCAACAATTAAAGAAACATCTTCATCGGGTACAATTAGCGATATAAGTCGTTTAGGTATGTATCGCATGGTACCTTCCTCTTTTAGAAGGGTTTCGTTCTGTATGTCGAAGGATACTTCTCCAATTATTGCTTTTTGCTTTCCTCGCCCCATTACTCTTTGTGCAGTCATTGCAGGAAATCCAAGGGCGTTTAGAACGTCCTTAGTTTGAGTCATTTTGTTGGGGCGGATTATTGCGATTATTTCTTTCATTAAATGCACCGACTTTTATTTCCCATAAATTAAGTTAAAGTTCACTACTGCGCGTTCTTACGGTGTAAGCTTCATCTACTGGGCTGATGAATATTTTTCCATCACCAAAACTCCCGGTAAATGCCGATTCATTTATTAAATCAACAATTTGGGGAGTGGCATCGTCTTCTGCAACCAGTAGAATCATTGTTTTGGGTAACTCATCGTAGTAAATTTTATCCACCTGAATACCCTTTTGTTTTCCACGTCCAATAACATCCATTTTGGTTAAAGCCACATAACCAGCCTCTGCCAGTGAATCAACCACTTCTTCAGTTTTATCTGGGCGTACAATTGCTCTAATCATTTTCATTTTTTTAATCACCGTTAAATTTTTGAACTTGGATTCTATGGTATCAATCCCTTTCCAATTTGTAGATGGTTGGTTTGTTTAATCAACTAAACCATATTTCATAACCATTTCTTCCAGTTCTTCCATACTCATTGGATTGGGAATTACGAAATTTTCATTTTCAATTATTTTCCTACCCAGTTCCTCATACTCGTGGGCCTGGTTACATTCTTCATCAAACTCAACAACGGTTCTTTTGTTGAATTCTGCTTTCTGAACGATGTTATCTCGTGGAACGAAATATATCAACTGGGTCCCGATACGTTTACAAAATTCTTCCAGGAGTTCTTTCTCTCCGTCCACATTTCGACTGTTACAGATTATTCCTCCAAGCCGGACACCGCTTTGTTCTGCGTATTTCACCATACCTTTGCAAAGGTTGTTGGCAGCATACAGTGCCATCATCTCTCCAGAGGCTACCACATAAATTTCTTCTGCTTTACCGTCCCTGATGGGCATTGCGAATCCTCCACACACAACATCACCGAGAACATCGAAGAAAACAAAGTCATTGT contains:
- a CDS encoding P-II family nitrogen regulator, which encodes MKEIIAIIRPNKMTQTKDVLNALGFPAMTAQRVMGRGKQKAIIGEVSFDIQNETLLKEEGTMRYIPKRLISLIVPDEDVSLIVEAIMRVNQTGQNGDGKLFVCPIDEAVRVRTNERGTKALV
- a CDS encoding P-II family nitrogen regulator; the protein is MKMIRAIVRPDKTEEVVDSLAEAGYVALTKMDVIGRGKQKGIQVDKIYYDELPKTMILLVAEDDATPQIVDLINESAFTGSFGDGKIFISPVDEAYTVRTRSSEL
- the nifH gene encoding nitrogenase iron protein → MVRKIAIYGKGGIGKSTTTQNTASAMAHFHDKKVMIHGCDPKADSTRMILGGKMQTTMMDTLREEGEEACMDLDKIMSTGFDGIKCVESGGPEPGVGCAGRGVITAITIMEQLKVYDDNDFVFFDVLGDVVCGGFAMPIRDGKAEEIYVVASGEMMALYAANNLCKGMVKYAEQSGVRLGGIICNSRNVDGEKELLEEFCKRIGTQLIYFVPRDNIVQKAEFNKRTVVEFDEECNQAHEYEELGRKIIENENFVIPNPMSMEELEEMVMKYGLVD